From Macaca mulatta isolate MMU2019108-1 chromosome 1, T2T-MMU8v2.0, whole genome shotgun sequence, the proteins below share one genomic window:
- the LOC723064 gene encoding olfactory receptor 2L8, producing the protein MENYNQTSTDFILLGLFPPSRIGLFLFILIVFIFLMALIGNLSMILLISLDTHLHTPMYFLLSQLSLIDLNYISTIVPKMASDFLHGNKSISFTGCGIQSFFFLALGGAEALLLASMAYDRHIAVCFPLHYLIRMSKRVCVLMITGSWIIGSINACAHTVYILHIPYCRSRAINHFFCDVPAMVTLACTDTWVYEGTVFLSTTIFLVFPFIGISCSYGRVLLAVYRMKSAEGRKKAYLTCSTHLTVVTFYYAPFVYTNLRPRSLRSPTEDKVLAVFYTILTPMLNPIIYSLRNKEVMGALTRVSQRICSVKM; encoded by the coding sequence ATGGAAAATTACAATCAAACATCAACTGATTTCATCTTATTGGGGCTGTTCCCACCATCAAGAATTGGCCTTTTCCTCTTcattctcattgttttcattttcctcatgGCTCTAATTGGAAACCTATCCATGATTCTTCTCATCTCCTTGGACACCCATCTCCACACACCCATGTATTTCCTACTTAGTCAGCTCTCCCTCATTGACCTAAATTACATCTCCACCATTGTTCCTAAGATGGCTTCTGATTTTCTGCATGGAAACAAGTCTATCTCCTTCACTGGGTGTGGGATTCAGAGTTTCTTCTTCTTGGCATTAGGAGGTGCAGAAGCACTACTTTTGGCATCTATGGCCTATGATCGTCACATTGCTGTTTGCTTTCCTCTCCACTATCTCATCCGCATGAGCAAAAGAGTGTGTGTGCTGATGATAACAGGATCTTGGATCATAGGCTCTATCAATGCTTGTGCTCACACTGTATATATTCTCCATATTCCTTATTGCCGATCCAGGGCCATCAATCATTTCTTCTGTGATGTCCCAGCCATGGTGACTCTGGCCTGCACGGACACCTGGGTCTATGAGGGCACAGTGTTTTTGAGCACCACCATCTTTCTGGTGTTTCCCTTCATTGGTATTTCATGTTCCTATGGCCGGGTTCTCCTTGCTGTCTACCGCATGAAATCtgcagaagggaggaagaaggccTACCTGACCTGCAGCACCCACCTCACTGTAGTGACTTTCTACTATGCACCTTTTGTCTACACTAATCTACGTCCAAGATCCCTGCGATCTCCAACAGAGGACAAGGTTCTGGCTGTCTTCTACACCATCCTCACCCCAATGCTCAACCCCATCATCTACAGCCTGAGAAACAAGGAGGTGATGGGGGCCCTGACACGAGTGAGTcagagaatctgctctgtgaaaATGTAG